The following are encoded together in the Pseudomonas sp. Leaf58 genome:
- a CDS encoding YkgJ family cysteine cluster protein gives MSTISPCVSCGACCAHFRVSFHWIECQGSGGRVPEDLVELVTPSRVAMKGTCGSNPRCVSLQGAVGASVACAIYEQRSDPCRDFDASWSAGEHNPRCDAARAAHGLLPLTPSDYPTLIPLSDASLAAHD, from the coding sequence ATGTCCACTATCAGTCCGTGTGTCAGCTGTGGGGCGTGCTGCGCTCATTTCAGGGTCTCGTTTCACTGGATCGAATGCCAGGGCTCGGGCGGGCGCGTCCCAGAGGATCTTGTGGAGCTGGTCACCCCGTCGCGGGTGGCCATGAAAGGCACATGCGGTTCCAATCCGCGTTGCGTGTCATTGCAGGGTGCTGTTGGCGCCAGCGTGGCCTGCGCGATCTATGAGCAGCGCTCCGACCCTTGCCGTGACTTCGATGCTTCCTGGTCAGCCGGCGAGCATAACCCCCGCTGTGATGCCGCACGGGCCGCCCATGGCCTGTTGCCGTTGACCCCGTCTGACTATCCAACCCTCATCCCGCTGAGTGATGCCAGCCTGGCAGCGCACGACTGA
- a CDS encoding tryptophan--tRNA ligase has product MKTKILTGITTTGTPHLGNYAGAIRPAIEASQGATAESFFFLADYHALIKCDDPSRIEQSRMEVAATWLAAGLAPERVTFYRQSDIPEITELAWLLTCISAKGFLNRSHAYKSAVDKNIATGQDADAGISMGLFSYPVLMAADILLFNAHKVPVGRDQIQHVEMAKDIGQRFNNAYGNGVPVFVMPEAVVDERVATLPGLDGRKMSKSYDNTIALFTSPKMLKEAIGQIVTDSKLPGESKDPEGSALCSLYQAFSTSEEAQAYRADLVHGLGWGEAKKRLYELLNRQIEPMRAHYSRLMANPGDLEDILQHGAHKARGVARPFLEQLRDAVGLRSFSAFVPKVHEAVHKVANGPEFLSYRENGAFYFKVVGDRGKALLVSTAFATGKEMGATLAKVKAGQQIELQQASNCPVVYCAGELVAQGEPFLDEAQAQQVMNILGKALGRQQTLPESDKGCGL; this is encoded by the coding sequence ATGAAGACCAAAATTCTCACGGGGATCACCACGACCGGTACCCCGCACCTTGGCAATTACGCCGGGGCTATCAGGCCCGCCATTGAAGCCAGCCAGGGCGCTACGGCGGAGTCGTTTTTCTTCCTGGCGGATTACCACGCCCTGATCAAGTGCGATGACCCGTCTCGCATCGAGCAGTCGCGCATGGAGGTGGCGGCCACCTGGTTGGCTGCGGGGCTGGCTCCAGAACGTGTCACGTTCTACCGACAATCCGATATTCCGGAAATTACCGAATTGGCATGGTTGCTTACCTGCATCAGCGCCAAGGGATTCCTGAATCGCTCGCATGCCTACAAATCGGCGGTCGACAAGAACATTGCCACAGGCCAGGACGCGGATGCCGGCATCTCCATGGGCTTGTTTTCCTATCCCGTGCTGATGGCCGCCGACATCTTGCTGTTCAACGCGCACAAGGTGCCCGTGGGGCGCGATCAAATCCAGCACGTCGAGATGGCCAAGGATATTGGCCAGCGCTTCAACAACGCTTACGGCAACGGCGTGCCGGTGTTTGTCATGCCCGAAGCGGTAGTCGACGAGCGCGTGGCCACTTTGCCAGGCCTTGATGGCCGCAAGATGTCCAAGAGTTACGACAACACCATTGCGCTCTTCACCTCACCGAAGATGCTGAAGGAAGCGATCGGGCAGATCGTCACGGATTCCAAATTGCCCGGTGAGTCCAAAGATCCTGAGGGCAGTGCCCTGTGCAGCCTCTACCAGGCCTTCTCCACCTCTGAGGAGGCACAAGCGTATCGCGCCGATCTTGTGCATGGGCTCGGCTGGGGCGAAGCTAAAAAGCGCCTGTACGAGCTGCTGAACAGGCAGATCGAGCCGATGCGTGCGCACTACTCGCGCTTGATGGCCAATCCTGGTGATCTGGAGGACATTCTCCAGCATGGCGCGCACAAGGCCAGGGGCGTGGCCAGGCCGTTTCTGGAGCAGCTGCGGGACGCGGTGGGACTCAGATCATTCAGCGCTTTTGTTCCCAAAGTCCATGAGGCCGTACACAAGGTCGCGAATGGGCCTGAGTTTTTGAGCTACCGGGAAAATGGGGCCTTCTACTTCAAGGTGGTTGGTGACAGGGGTAAGGCGCTTCTGGTCTCGACGGCCTTTGCCACCGGCAAGGAAATGGGCGCAACACTCGCCAAGGTCAAAGCCGGACAGCAAATCGAGCTGCAGCAAGCATCCAATTGCCCGGTCGTGTACTGCGCAGGGGAGCTTGTGGCACAGGGCGAGCCCTTCCTCGATGAGGCGCAGGCCCAGCAGGTCATGAACATCTTGGGAAAAGCACTGGGTAGGCAACAGACACTTCCGGAATCTGATAAGGGCTGCGGCCTGTAA
- a CDS encoding NUDIX hydrolase, with product MKPFFDAMWCGGQPSIYGLYVVRFLDFRTGEIAVPQSLMRRMLADYLQANPETENAHVLRDLIKGTGDLFARGQSLAHVTASGWILSKGRSNVLLIEHGIYKFFVAPGGHVDPGETALEAALREVLEEVGLGELVVLDRKIFDLDIHKIPASEKKGEPEHWHIDVRFAFWNAKGQDVSINKNECLSAKWMAVNDLLYSQDASLKRMAQKSLQLF from the coding sequence GTGAAACCCTTCTTTGACGCGATGTGGTGCGGTGGTCAGCCTTCAATATATGGATTATACGTGGTACGATTTCTGGACTTTCGTACAGGAGAAATTGCCGTGCCCCAATCCCTGATGCGCCGGATGCTTGCCGATTATTTACAGGCCAACCCAGAGACCGAAAATGCCCATGTTCTTCGGGATTTGATCAAAGGAACTGGTGACCTCTTTGCCCGAGGGCAGTCACTCGCGCATGTCACCGCCTCGGGCTGGATTCTGAGCAAGGGGCGGTCGAATGTCCTGCTGATCGAGCACGGCATTTACAAGTTCTTCGTCGCCCCAGGCGGCCACGTGGATCCCGGTGAAACCGCACTTGAGGCAGCCTTGCGAGAGGTGCTGGAAGAGGTCGGCCTGGGTGAACTGGTCGTGCTGGATCGCAAGATCTTCGACCTCGATATTCACAAGATCCCCGCCAGCGAAAAGAAAGGCGAGCCTGAGCATTGGCACATCGACGTTCGCTTTGCGTTCTGGAATGCCAAGGGCCAGGACGTCAGCATCAACAAAAATGAGTGCCTGTCGGCCAAATGGATGGCGGTCAATGATCTGCTGTACAGCCAGGACGCGTCGCTCAAGCGCATGGCCCAGAAGAGCTTGCAGCTGTTCTGA
- a CDS encoding TerD family protein, producing MKIEWKSPTVSPAGLLGKEMSVGEVTLSLAIEANLDVDLACYLLNEDGQIEDQEDVIYYGNTGSYSRGLKLVNDAIVDLSFDAESNIILSVDKLSNYASKLLFVASPYKNSGGLTHVGSYELIVHRKGQIIHHAKFDLSPVRDENIVVLGLFDLQNMSFNTPGIPLAGDFGTLTELLERPRNPMCHVLASWPNLLSPDGVGMQASFSEAVLQVAWGCDSQKMQHLRSVPTSLCSETLKQCALAWRYADITPLKNELIQELIGRGADWVATLETGSPVENDPVSVVSALIGDIGLEYQKHWAVALLNTLDQPFLMPYVIQATSAENDVLYEHHGRPRWLLDYTSEANWDNQLSIDMGL from the coding sequence ATGAAAATCGAATGGAAATCACCTACGGTCAGCCCGGCTGGATTGCTTGGCAAAGAGATGAGTGTCGGTGAGGTGACCCTGTCGCTGGCCATTGAGGCGAACCTTGATGTAGACCTGGCTTGCTACCTTCTCAATGAAGATGGCCAGATCGAAGACCAAGAGGATGTTATCTACTACGGCAATACCGGTTCCTATAGCCGTGGTCTTAAGCTGGTGAATGATGCCATAGTCGATCTGTCGTTCGACGCCGAAAGCAACATCATTTTGAGTGTCGATAAACTATCCAATTATGCCTCAAAGTTGCTGTTTGTCGCGTCGCCTTATAAAAATAGCGGCGGCTTGACGCATGTGGGTAGCTACGAGTTAATCGTCCATCGCAAGGGGCAGATCATTCACCATGCCAAATTCGACCTTTCGCCTGTTCGCGATGAAAATATCGTTGTGCTGGGGTTGTTTGACCTTCAGAACATGAGTTTCAACACCCCAGGCATTCCTCTTGCGGGCGATTTTGGGACATTAACCGAATTGCTTGAGCGTCCCAGGAACCCCATGTGCCATGTGCTGGCATCCTGGCCAAACCTGCTGTCTCCGGATGGGGTTGGGATGCAGGCATCGTTCAGCGAAGCCGTTCTTCAAGTGGCCTGGGGTTGTGACAGCCAGAAAATGCAGCATCTTCGTAGCGTTCCGACGTCACTGTGCTCAGAAACCCTGAAACAGTGCGCCTTGGCGTGGCGCTACGCTGACATCACACCGCTGAAAAACGAGCTGATCCAGGAACTGATTGGGCGGGGAGCGGATTGGGTTGCAACTCTTGAGACAGGGAGCCCCGTCGAAAACGACCCTGTTAGCGTGGTCAGTGCGCTGATTGGTGACATTGGCCTTGAATATCAAAAGCACTGGGCGGTTGCGTTGCTGAATACGCTCGATCAGCCATTCCTGATGCCCTACGTCATTCAGGCAACTTCAGCAGAGAATGACGTTTTGTATGAGCACCATGGTCGTCCACGGTGGTTGTTGGATTACACGTCCGAGGCAAACTGGGATAACCAGCTATCGATCGACATGGGGCTGTAG
- the umuC gene encoding translesion error-prone DNA polymerase V subunit UmuC: MIDVNSFYVSCELLFRPDLQGQAAVVLSNNDGCIIARNAQAKKLGLKMGEPYFQRRAFLEHHNVHVFSSNYALYADMSARVMQVIHGEVCDAEVYSIDESWADLDGISGSLEVFGRHLKQKVYREVGLPVGIGISTTKTLAKLAQWASKTWPATGGVVDLTDPERQEKLMRLAPIGEIWGIGRQLGAQLDLMNIDTAWQLAHYDHKSLRKMFNVNVERTARELSGEACLKLHHSPPPRQEIMKSCMFGRRIQSLDELRQAAASYATGAAEKLRGQRSLCQRIGVSLQTGMHESPSRRYYNATEVSLSNPSDDTRLLIRAALGGLERIFRPGFNYAKCSVRLSDLHQRGEFTPDLFAEPQSESCDKLGAVMDLINLRYGKQAIHSARLKRDPSWSMRRDLLSPAYTTAWGALPICE, encoded by the coding sequence TTGATTGACGTCAACTCGTTTTATGTCTCTTGCGAGTTGTTATTCAGGCCGGACTTGCAAGGGCAGGCCGCTGTTGTCTTGTCGAACAACGATGGCTGTATAATTGCGCGAAACGCTCAAGCCAAGAAACTAGGCCTTAAGATGGGGGAGCCATACTTCCAGCGTCGCGCATTTCTTGAACATCACAATGTGCATGTGTTTTCAAGCAACTATGCCTTGTATGCCGATATGTCTGCCAGGGTCATGCAGGTCATCCATGGAGAAGTGTGCGACGCGGAAGTTTACAGTATCGATGAAAGCTGGGCTGATCTGGATGGCATATCGGGGTCGCTAGAGGTGTTTGGGCGACACCTGAAGCAGAAGGTTTACCGGGAGGTCGGGCTTCCCGTTGGCATCGGCATCTCTACGACCAAAACGCTGGCCAAGCTGGCGCAGTGGGCCTCCAAGACATGGCCCGCCACCGGAGGTGTGGTGGATCTCACTGATCCAGAACGCCAGGAAAAGCTGATGCGCCTGGCACCGATCGGTGAGATATGGGGCATTGGCCGCCAGCTTGGCGCCCAGCTGGACTTGATGAACATCGACACGGCCTGGCAGTTGGCCCACTACGATCACAAATCCCTGCGCAAAATGTTCAACGTCAACGTCGAGCGCACGGCCAGAGAGCTCAGCGGTGAAGCGTGTCTTAAGTTGCACCACAGCCCCCCGCCGCGCCAGGAAATCATGAAGTCATGCATGTTTGGTCGGCGCATCCAGTCGCTCGATGAGCTGCGCCAAGCCGCCGCTAGCTACGCCACGGGTGCTGCGGAAAAGCTTCGGGGCCAGCGATCCCTGTGCCAGCGTATTGGCGTATCCCTTCAGACAGGCATGCATGAGTCCCCCTCCAGGCGCTACTACAACGCGACAGAAGTGTCGTTGAGCAATCCTTCGGACGACACACGGTTGTTGATCAGGGCTGCCCTGGGTGGCCTGGAGAGGATCTTTCGACCAGGATTCAACTATGCCAAATGCTCGGTCAGATTGAGCGATCTGCATCAACGCGGGGAATTCACCCCGGATTTGTTTGCCGAGCCGCAAAGCGAGTCCTGTGACAAGCTGGGCGCCGTGATGGATCTGATTAATCTGCGGTATGGGAAACAGGCCATACACTCGGCTCGCCTGAAGCGGGATCCGTCCTGGTCGATGCGCAGGGATTTATTGTCACCGGCCTATACCACGGCGTGGGGTGCGTTACCGATCTGTGAGTGA